A segment of the Mercurialis annua linkage group LG4, ddMerAnnu1.2, whole genome shotgun sequence genome:
CTACTTAGTATGTTTAAGATATAAGGCAAAGTAACCTCCATATTCAATTCTTGAAGACTAATGTTTAGCTCTCTTTATTTTGGACTAACAActtattttttcttctaaaatcTTCAATAAAATGATTAGAGTGAGGAGAAAATGAAGTTGAAATCTCCATCTTATGTCTTAGTCTACCACTAATGACTTCTTAAAGTCAAAATTAAGCCTAGAATGTGAAACTTCACTAGATTTTCccatttctaaatttaaaacataCTCCATCCGTACATAAAAGATAGACTTGTTTCATTTACACGCATATTAagaaaattagtttattaagtTAGAATAATATTAACTTCCTATAATACCCTTATTAAATAGTTAATGCATTCCTCTTTtctatgtatttttattgattaataattcaaaatcacccataaaataaatataagattacttttaatattgaaattatcaaaaatcaTTAATTATTGTTGTTATAAAAGCATTATCACTTTAATTTAGTTGACTAAAGCTAATTCAATTAAGGGTATTTTAGACATTTATCTAGTTAACTACTttctaaaaatgaaaacaagCATATAATTTGGGACGCTCAAAATAGAAACAAGCCTATCTTTtatggacggagggagtatatgtcACGTTAATTGATGTCACCATACATAAATTTCTCATTTCACTTTGTATTaatcaaatggtataagcgccgAGCagtaaactgctaggtcgtgggttcgattcctcccacaagcgctctcccatcctccaataataaaaaaataaaatccttGTGATTTAAAGTGGTTCTACATTACACAATTTATTGCCAGATTTGATCTAATAGGAGGAAATAAtctccaaattttataattagtttttgTTATAGatacataataaaattatagttggCGTTTTAACAAACAATTTGAAATTTTAGATTAATCAGTTTTCCATGATAACTACGATCCTCACTTGATAAGATACAATTACTGtactgaaaataataaatatctaaaaattaaacaattgatATTCATCTCTACCCCTTCCTTCTACCTCCTAATTAAcgtaaaattttcattttctttcattgaTCAAACTTTTTCATTATTAAACCAAGAAACCctaaattattttctaaacaATCACCATATATACAAGAAAAGGTTCTCTTTGAGCTCTCATCAATTtacataaaatacatatattcaCAAAACATAACAACGAAATTCCAAACTAGAACAAAcagattaaaaaatttaaaaaattatagaatcgTATTAGCAATTTCAAGCTAATTAAGCAAGGCCTAAAATCTAGATAATATCGATTTATTCAAGTAATTATATTGATTAAGTAACTGCTGCCGGCTTGGCCAAGTAAGTAGGGTTATGATCACCCGCCATTATAACAACAATCTTCGGCTCCATTTCCATCTCAAACCCTAATCTATTACGATCATCGTAAGATTTTTCATCAGAATGATTGGACGGTGGTGATTTGGGGTAGGAGCAAGCTAGAAGCATGAGTGCCATGGCAATAAGTCCTAACATCAGAGCTAACCCGACAAAGAGGTAAGGAAGAGGAGAGTTCCAATGACCTAATCCTCCATTATCGACTGGTGTAGATGCAgtattattgttcttcatttttaaactctctcttttttttgtaaatttttggtaaTGCAAGATTATGATATAAAGTTTAAGTATTTATAGCACTGAGCTAaggttttttcattttaaatgtgTAAAGTTTGCTTGGATGAAGTTTTGGGAATTTAAGGGGatactttttttttcgtttttaaaagaaaaaaaaggtctAGTATTTCGACTTTTCAGTaatcaatccaaatattttaaaagttgtaaaccataatttgattaatttgctGAAAATTTATCTAGTTTTTCAAAAGCAATTTAATGTGTGTACGTGAAAGTCTAGGTAGCATAtaatatgaaattataaattaactgAACCACGTGACATCTCaattggtaatttttttatattatacgtTTAATTGTCATGTAGGCacagttaaattaattttaaaaagtcgaATAGATTTTCATTAAGTTAGtcaaattaggataaatttacaacttttaaaaggtttgaaatGAAATGGATTATAGGTTAGAATTGATCTAGTAAAGGGATAATGATTATGATTATTGACAATGATGATTCTTACTTGAACTTTACTTAAACTTGGTGAATTAGGAGGCTTGCATTGAATTAAAGTTTTGTGTTTGTGTGTGGGAgccaaataaatttattttctttgtaGATATACAAATTCTATATGGTTAATTAGCAAAGCAAAGTAGGGATCAGTACTTATCTTAAGATTCTAACTCAATTGAATAGCACTTAGTTTATTCTTGAAAACGACAATAAATTAATCAGCACAGTTTTCATATTAAGCCAAAGATGACTCCTCGTATCAAATTAGAGGAGCTAAATTTGATAAAAGTTATCAAGTCTGTTTCCATCCGGATCAGATTGAATATTTAATTTCACATATAAGAAATATTATGGgtttaatatcttaaaaacaAATATCGGGTGCGATCAATTCTTACTAATATTTTTCAATCGCCTCATTTACctcaatttgatatttatcgTGTTCAttagttgtttttttaaaataatttaaagcgTTGTAACGCGTTAACCATGCAATGGATAACTTgacatattttaataaaaaaaattgacttgtCATTAAGTGCGTAAAATGGTCTGGTTTAGTCACTTTCAACTAATTATAAGAGAGATTATTCGGTTTAGTTTGAGTTTTTATGCAACCCGACTAATAtgttcaaaatttcaaattacCTTTAAGAATGACTATAACTAATACAATAAATATTAAAGTTGACTAACTtagagaattttaaaaatattggcctcgaattttaacatttttaggaaaattcttagatagactcagtctatcacgtcatttATGTGTgagcctatcacattatgacacgtcattataATAGTAgcaatattattattcaaatgtgtaaataaataacaaatgaaaatattattttattttcatagcACCAGCAGGCTGTAACAACAG
Coding sequences within it:
- the LOC126679059 gene encoding protein GLUTAMINE DUMPER 5-like → MKNNNTASTPVDNGGLGHWNSPLPYLFVGLALMLGLIAMALMLLACSYPKSPPSNHSDEKSYDDRNRLGFEMEMEPKIVVIMAGDHNPTYLAKPAAVT